A region of Gracilinanus agilis isolate LMUSP501 chromosome 3, AgileGrace, whole genome shotgun sequence DNA encodes the following proteins:
- the CHST7 gene encoding carbohydrate sulfotransferase 7, with amino-acid sequence MKSRRRRRRQHRKLLFLLVLYTLVLLLLPYVLDNRKAGEEAGVRRCPSLPSSLGVWSLEAAAAGEKEETKTLTGAEAGAPESLQNGSYSARRLPPLQREKQHVYLHATWRTGSSFLGELFNQHPDVFYLYEPMWHLWQALYPGDAESLQGALRDMLRSLFRCDFSVLRLYSPPGDPAASAPTSANLTTAALFGWKTNKVICSAPLCPAAPKPRAEVGLIDGATCERSCPPVALRALEAECRKYPVVVIKDVRLLDLGVLVPLLRDPGLNLKVIQLFRDPRAVHNSRLKSKQALVRESIQVLRTRQKADRFHRLLFAQGVGARPGASLFRAQPPGPRADFFLSGALEVICEAWLRDLLFAESSPAWLRRRYTRLRYEDLVQEPRTQLARLLRFAGLRILPDLEGFALNMTRGSGYNADRPFLISARDAREAVHAWRERLSQEQVRQVEASCGQAMRLLAYPLSGEKGGGGGSENFPEGKPQVEKLKKEGEGTTKQLPR; translated from the coding sequence ATGAAGAGCCGGCGGCGGCGACGCCGGCAGCATCGGAAGCTCCTGTTCTTGCTAGTTTTGTATACTCTGGTCCTGCTGCTGTTGCCCTACGTCCTGGATAATCGCAAGGCGGGCGAGGAGGCAGGCGTCCGGCGCTGTCCCAGCCTTCCAAGCAGCCTGGGCGTGTGGAGCCTGGAGGCGGCGGCTGCCGGGGAGAAGGAGGAGACTAAAACTTTGACCGGGGCTGAAGCTGGAGCCCCAGAGAGCCTCCAGAACGGGAGTTACTCTGCCCGACGGCTGCCGCCTCTGCAGCGCGAGAAGCAGCATGTCTACCTGCACGCCACTTGGCGGACAGGCTCGTCCTTCCTTGGAGAGCTTTTCAACCAACACCCGGACGTTTTCTACTTGTATGAGCCCATGTGGCACCTGTGGCAGGCGCTGTACCCGGGCGATGCAGAGAGCCTACAGGGCGCCCTGCGAGACATGCTCCGCTCGCTCTTCCGTTGCGACTTCTCGGTGCTGCGGTTGTACTCCCCGCCGGGAGACCCCGCCGCATCAGCCCCGACCTCCGCCAACCTCACCACGGCCGCCCTCTTTGGCTGGAAGACCAACAAGGTGATCTGCTCTGCTCCCCTGTGCCCCGCCGCCCCCAAACCCCGCGCCGAGGTGGGGCTCATTGACGGGGCCACCTGCGAGCGAAGCTGCCCGCCTGTGGCGCTGCGGGCGCTGGAGGCGGAGTGTCGGAAGTACCCCGTGGTGGTAATCAAAGATGTGCGCCTGCTGGACCTGGGCGTGCTCGTGCCGCTGCTGCGGGACCCTGGCCTCAACCTCAAGGTCATCCAGCTGTTCCGTGACCCGAGGGCAGTGCACAACTCCCGCCTCAAGTCCAAGCAGGCACTAGTGCGCGAGAGCATCCAGGTGTTGCGCACTCGCCAGAAGGCGGACCGTTTCCACCGCCTGCTTTTTGCCCAAGGTGTTGGGGCCCGCCCAGGGGCATCTCTATTTCGGGCCCAACCTCCGGGCCCCCGGGCGGATTTCTTCCTCAGTGGAGCCCTGGAGGTGATCTGCGAAGCGTGGCTGCGGGACTTGCTCTTCGCGGAGAGCTCTCCAGCCTGGCTACGCAGGCGATACACACGGCTGCGCTACGAGGACCTTGTACAGGAGCCCCGCACCCAGCTGGCTCGCCTGCTGCGCTTTGCGGGTTTGCGCATCCTACCGGACCTGGAGGGCTTCGCCCTCAATATGACTCGAGGTTCGGGCTACAATGCTGACCGACCCTTCCTCATTTCGGCCCGGGACGCCAGGGAGGCAGTACATGCCTGGAGAGAGAGGCTGAGTCAGGAGCAGGTGCGCCAAGTGGAAGCCTCCTGTGGCCAGGCTATGCGCCTGCTAGCCTACCCGCTTagtggagagaaaggaggaggcgGCGGCTCGGAGAACTTCCCGGAAGGGAAGCCTCAGGTGGAGAAGctgaagaaagaaggggaaggcacTACAAAACAGCTTCCCAG